Below is a genomic region from Alphaproteobacteria bacterium.
GGTTTAAGCGCTAAAGTTACTGTTTGACCAGGTTTTAAGCGACGTGGATCACAATGATTTCGCAAAGAACGAACAACATCATGCGCGAGCCTACGATCGATACCTTCGCCTGTTAGGATTGTAACGAGCGTATCGCCACCTTTAACTTCCAAGGTTTTTTCGGTAGGTCTTAAAAGATCTGTTGTACGTGCATGTTTTGAATGAAATAATTCTTGTGTTTTTAAATTGAGCTCAGCAATTGTAATGGGTGTGTGCGTTTCGGGTTTACTATAATCATCAATTGTATCTGGCACATCGTCTTGTACAGACGTATCAGGAAGGATTTTTGTTTCTGCCATTTGGACAGGTATGATGATGCCGTGGCGTTTACCCATTTGGTAACCTAGTCCACAACCTACAATAAACACGGCCATGACCATGTTATAAGGATAATGCTTTTTAAAGGCATCAAACCCGGCTCTAAACAGCCAGAATAAAGCTTTCTGAAATGGCTTCATTGTTCCGTCAACTTGTTTTATACTGTGTATTAAGATACCAAGAAATCTGCAGATGTCAAGTTAATTTTTAATTTAATCCTATGTAAAGGGCTTTTAAAACTAAATGTGTAGAAAGAACAAATCAAACACTTTAATATTTTTTCTGTATTTAATTTCTGTATTCAGTATTACTGAAATTTGTGCTAAAAAATTGAATATTCCTAACCCGAATTTTACTTATTTTACAATTGCTGCAGGTCCTGCATCAGGTAGTTATTTTTCTATTGCAAGCTCAATGGCAGGATTGCTTTCATCGCCACCAGGATCACCTCCATGCGAACGTGGCGGGAGTTGTGGCGTTAAAGATCTGATTGCCTTAGCGCACGCAACCGAAGGATCTTTGTATAATATTGATCTTCTTAAAGAAAGAAAAGTGGATACGGCCCTTATTCAATCAGACCTTATGATTCATCAAAAAAACATCAAAACAATTGCGACTCTTTATCCTGAAGTGCTCCATATTGTTGTTTTACAAGATTCTCCTATATATAAATTCGCGGATTTAAAGGGTAAAATGATTTCCATAGGGACGCGCCATTCAGGCACATTGCCATCGGTTAGAAATATACTCAATATATTAGGCCTTGCAGAAAAAGATTACGTACAAAGTTATGATGACCCCGGGAAGGCTTGCGACTTACTATTAGAGGGAAAAGTTGATGTAATGCTTTTTTTTGCTGGAGCCCCAGTATCCTGTATTGTTAATTTAGCCAAAAATATACCGTTAAGATTTATCAATATAAGTCCTGAAGAAGAGAAGAAAATAGCTTTAAAAAACAAGATGTTCAGACCATATGATATAGAAGCTGGACTTTATTGGAATATTGGAAAAATTAGATCGTTAAGTGTTATGGCGCAATGGGTCGCTCCTGAAAACACGTCGGCAGAACTTGTTTATAATCTTGCTAAAGCATTTTGGTTGCCACAAAATCAAAACAAATTACAATTACAATTCCCAAAGATAAATTTTTTAAGCGCTGATCAATCTGCTGCTTTTGAAACAGGTTCTTTGCATAAAGGCGCCTTAACATTTTATGAAGAAATGGGCTTTTTTCCTAAAAAAAGAAAGAAATAAAATGAATTCATGTATAGAAAAATTATTCACTTTTGAAAAGACGCATGAGGCCATTCCTATTGTTTTAATGAATAAGGAGCAATTAGAATCATTATCTTTTGTAAAACCAAAAGAAAAATGGCTTAAATCTTCTGCATTTCAAGCGAAACCCTATGAATATCGATATATTCCAAATGCAAAAGGTGAAATTCAAGAGATTGTCATCGGTTTTGATGATTTTAACCCATGGATTTTGGGTGATTTAGCCAACATGTTGCCTATTGGCGATTATTACATTAAAACAAAAATGCCTAAAGAAAGCCTTTTTAATCTTTATTTAGGATGGGGATTAGGTGCTTATGGTTTTAAAAACAAAGAAGTAAATCTAATTTCTAAAGCAAAACTTTTGATTGCGGACCCAAAACATGAAAAAAAACTAAAATTAATGTTGGATAGTTTTTTTTGGGTT
It encodes:
- a CDS encoding TAXI family TRAP transporter solute-binding subunit produces the protein MCRKNKSNTLIFFLYLISVFSITEICAKKLNIPNPNFTYFTIAAGPASGSYFSIASSMAGLLSSPPGSPPCERGGSCGVKDLIALAHATEGSLYNIDLLKERKVDTALIQSDLMIHQKNIKTIATLYPEVLHIVVLQDSPIYKFADLKGKMISIGTRHSGTLPSVRNILNILGLAEKDYVQSYDDPGKACDLLLEGKVDVMLFFAGAPVSCIVNLAKNIPLRFINISPEEEKKIALKNKMFRPYDIEAGLYWNIGKIRSLSVMAQWVAPENTSAELVYNLAKAFWLPQNQNKLQLQFPKINFLSADQSAAFETGSLHKGALTFYEEMGFFPKKRKK